One genomic window of Vibrio ziniensis includes the following:
- a CDS encoding ubiquinone biosynthesis accessory factor UbiJ, with amino-acid sequence MPFEPLVTAVIETSLNTLIKDDPNLGRRLARLKGQVIQVHLKELNKTLTFVFSQQIDVLANYEGKPDCYLSLHLSVLPELREQANITKLIKQDKLVLEGDIQLAQKFSQLMTDCKPDIEEWLSRVTGDVVAHTVVQGAKNVGSLLTSQFTKHQNHLAQVLTEEWRIAPAPLEIAYFCDQVDEVKSHASRLEAKLSALLDKVSQKNAEVAK; translated from the coding sequence ATGCCGTTTGAACCTCTTGTCACTGCGGTGATTGAAACCTCTCTCAATACTCTGATTAAAGACGACCCTAACTTGGGGCGTCGTCTTGCTCGGCTTAAAGGGCAGGTTATTCAGGTACACCTCAAAGAACTGAACAAGACACTGACGTTCGTCTTCAGCCAACAGATCGACGTGTTGGCAAATTATGAAGGTAAACCAGACTGCTACTTGTCACTGCATCTTTCGGTACTGCCTGAACTACGTGAACAAGCCAATATCACTAAGCTCATCAAGCAAGACAAGTTAGTGCTAGAGGGTGACATCCAACTGGCGCAAAAGTTTTCTCAACTGATGACAGACTGTAAGCCTGATATTGAAGAGTGGTTGTCGCGCGTCACTGGTGATGTGGTGGCTCACACCGTAGTGCAGGGCGCAAAAAATGTGGGTTCGCTGTTGACCTCTCAGTTTACCAAGCATCAGAATCATCTTGCACAGGTGTTGACGGAAGAGTGGCGTATTGCACCTGCACCGTTAGAAATCGCGTATTTCTGTGACCAAGTGGATGAGGTGAAAAGTCACGCTTCACGCTTAGAAGCTAAGCTATCCGCTCTGCTTGACAAAGTGAGTCAGAAAAATGCTGAGGTTGCCAAATAA
- the ubiE gene encoding bifunctional demethylmenaquinone methyltransferase/2-methoxy-6-polyprenyl-1,4-benzoquinol methylase UbiE yields MTDSSSVQTNTAMTDQETTHFGFETVRKEEKATKVAQVFHSVAAKYDIMNDLMSGGVHRLWKRFTIDCSGARPGQNILDLGGGTGDLAAKFSRIVGDKGHVILADINNSMLNVGRDKLRDRGIVGNIDFVQANAEELPFPDNHFDCITISFCLRNVTDKDKALRSMYRVLKPGGRLLVLEFSKPIIEPLSKIYDAYSFHILPKMGELIANDADSYRYLAESIRMHPDQETLKGMMVDAGFEQASYYNLTGGIVALHRGYKF; encoded by the coding sequence ATGACGGACAGTAGTAGCGTGCAAACGAATACAGCAATGACAGACCAAGAAACAACGCATTTCGGTTTCGAAACCGTTCGTAAAGAAGAAAAAGCAACCAAAGTTGCTCAGGTATTTCACTCAGTAGCAGCGAAATACGACATCATGAACGACTTAATGTCGGGTGGTGTCCATCGACTATGGAAACGATTTACGATTGATTGCTCTGGCGCTCGTCCGGGACAAAATATTCTCGATCTTGGCGGTGGTACGGGGGACTTAGCGGCGAAGTTCTCTCGCATTGTTGGCGATAAAGGTCACGTTATTCTGGCAGACATCAATAACTCAATGCTTAACGTCGGTCGTGACAAACTGCGTGACCGTGGCATTGTGGGTAACATCGACTTTGTTCAAGCGAACGCGGAAGAGCTGCCATTCCCAGATAACCATTTTGACTGCATCACCATCAGTTTCTGTCTGCGTAACGTAACAGACAAAGATAAAGCACTGCGTTCTATGTACCGCGTATTAAAACCAGGTGGCCGTCTGTTAGTTTTGGAGTTTTCTAAGCCGATCATCGAACCACTTTCAAAAATCTATGACGCGTACTCTTTCCATATTTTGCCAAAAATGGGTGAACTGATTGCCAACGATGCAGACAGCTATCGTTATTTAGCAGAATCGATCCGTATGCACCCAGACCAAGAAACGTTAAAAGGTATGATGGTTGACGCAGGTTTCGAGCAAGCGAGCTACTACAACCTGACTGGTGGCATCGTCGCACTGCACCGCGGTTACAAATTCTAA
- the rmuC gene encoding DNA recombination protein RmuC: protein MQWIINNILLWAPALASAIISGSVIGLWVKQRMAVRTQLLDQQIINDARWYQQQIEQLKVSLNNSLGELEELDQDRDKAEYELKQLHGKLMAAMEKLRYFDAVKLERDQYNEDLNQLREQKAQLDVQLREQEVRHQQQLESSAEKLRLLESAEERLKQQFEHLANQVFEEKAAKVDQQNKQSLDGLLSPLKEQLEGFRKQVNDNFNNEAKERHTLVHELRNLQNLNEQMAKEALNLTQALKGDNKQQGNWGEVVLARVLAESGLREGHEYETQVSLQNDMGKRYQPDVIVHLPQDKQVVVDSKMALVAYERYFHAETDEERDIALRDHLLALRNHIKGLSQKDYHQLRGIESLDYVLMFIPVEPAFQVAIQADPSLVKDAMEQNIILVSPTTLLVALRTIDNLWRNDRQNQNARLIAERASKLYDKLRLFVDDMEGLGSALDRANQNYQGAMNKLVSGRGNAISQAESFKQLGVEVKRSIHSQWAEKAQIGEDYEIAPPVETHQGEVERHQGEDKVN from the coding sequence ATGCAATGGATTATCAACAACATACTGCTTTGGGCTCCTGCACTTGCCAGTGCGATTATATCGGGGAGCGTGATTGGCCTTTGGGTGAAGCAAAGAATGGCGGTCAGAACCCAACTGCTTGATCAGCAAATTATCAATGATGCTCGCTGGTATCAACAGCAAATTGAGCAGTTAAAAGTATCGTTGAACAACAGTTTAGGGGAGCTGGAAGAGCTCGATCAAGATCGTGACAAAGCCGAGTACGAACTCAAGCAACTGCACGGCAAACTTATGGCAGCGATGGAAAAGCTTCGCTATTTCGATGCCGTAAAGCTTGAGCGTGACCAGTACAATGAAGATCTCAACCAGTTGCGCGAGCAAAAGGCGCAGCTGGATGTGCAATTGCGTGAACAGGAAGTGCGTCATCAGCAGCAACTAGAATCCAGTGCAGAAAAATTGCGTCTGCTTGAAAGTGCAGAAGAGCGCTTGAAACAGCAATTTGAACATTTGGCGAACCAAGTATTTGAAGAGAAAGCGGCAAAAGTGGATCAGCAAAACAAACAGAGTTTGGATGGTTTGCTAAGTCCGCTTAAAGAGCAGTTAGAAGGTTTCCGTAAACAAGTGAACGACAACTTCAATAACGAAGCCAAAGAACGTCACACCTTAGTTCACGAGCTACGCAATCTGCAAAACCTCAATGAGCAGATGGCCAAAGAGGCGTTGAACCTTACTCAGGCACTAAAAGGCGACAACAAGCAGCAAGGTAATTGGGGAGAAGTCGTACTGGCTCGTGTGCTGGCAGAATCGGGTTTGCGTGAAGGTCACGAGTACGAAACTCAGGTCAGCTTGCAAAATGACATGGGCAAACGTTATCAGCCAGATGTGATTGTGCATCTGCCACAAGATAAACAAGTGGTAGTGGATTCGAAAATGGCTCTGGTGGCTTATGAACGCTACTTCCATGCCGAAACTGATGAAGAGCGCGATATCGCACTGCGTGATCACTTGCTTGCATTACGCAACCACATCAAAGGGTTAAGCCAAAAAGATTACCATCAGTTGCGTGGTATTGAGAGCTTAGATTATGTGCTGATGTTTATTCCGGTTGAGCCTGCCTTCCAAGTCGCTATTCAAGCGGATCCTAGCTTGGTGAAAGATGCGATGGAGCAAAACATTATTCTGGTGAGTCCAACCACGTTGCTGGTGGCACTGCGCACCATTGATAACCTATGGCGTAATGACCGCCAGAACCAGAACGCACGACTAATCGCCGAGCGAGCCAGCAAACTCTACGACAAGCTACGTCTATTTGTTGATGATATGGAAGGGTTAGGCTCAGCGTTAGACAGAGCAAACCAAAATTATCAGGGGGCGATGAACAAACTTGTTTCTGGTCGAGGTAATGCAATCAGTCAGGCGGAAAGCTTTAAACAGCTTGGTGTTGAAGTAAAACGTTCCATTCATTCGCAGTGGGCTGAAAAGGCGCAAATTGGCGAAGATTATGAAATTGCTCCTCCGGTTGAAACACATCAGGGAGAAGTAGAAAGACATCAAGGAGAGGATAAAGTAAACTGA
- a CDS encoding DMT family transporter, whose amino-acid sequence MNERRALALGLSAVLFWSTVATAFKITLAEFTPIQMLTIASIVSALALFIICALRGHLNLITSTFFANPWYYLLLGLINPLAYYLIIFKAYSLLPASQAQSINYSWAITLTFMAAIFLGQTIRKQDWLACVLSYLGVIVIATKGDVLSLKFDSPLGVGLALLSTLLWAGYWILNTKNQAEPVVVVLLGFLVAIPFAIGLNVYEGAPWGQISFKGWAAVTYVGLFEMGITFVLWLSALKNTNNTARISNLIFAAPFISLILLATIIGEDIHPSTLVGLVMIIIGLVVQQLKFSSKQTRSVSSS is encoded by the coding sequence ATGAACGAGCGTCGTGCATTAGCGCTGGGACTGTCCGCAGTTCTGTTTTGGTCCACCGTTGCTACAGCTTTCAAAATCACGTTGGCAGAGTTCACGCCAATTCAAATGCTCACTATTGCAAGTATTGTCTCTGCACTGGCTTTATTCATTATTTGTGCCCTTCGGGGTCATTTAAATCTGATCACCAGCACTTTTTTTGCCAATCCTTGGTATTACTTGCTGTTAGGGCTAATTAACCCTCTGGCTTACTATCTCATTATATTTAAAGCGTACTCCTTGCTCCCAGCCTCGCAAGCTCAATCCATTAATTATAGCTGGGCAATCACCTTAACGTTTATGGCTGCCATTTTCTTGGGTCAGACTATCAGAAAACAAGATTGGTTAGCCTGTGTACTCAGTTACTTAGGCGTGATTGTGATAGCCACCAAAGGCGATGTTCTCAGTTTGAAATTCGACAGCCCTTTGGGTGTCGGTTTAGCGCTGCTTTCTACCTTACTATGGGCGGGATACTGGATACTCAACACCAAAAACCAAGCCGAACCGGTTGTAGTGGTATTGTTAGGCTTTCTTGTTGCAATACCATTTGCTATCGGATTGAACGTTTATGAAGGTGCGCCATGGGGTCAAATCAGTTTTAAAGGCTGGGCCGCAGTGACCTACGTCGGATTGTTTGAAATGGGGATAACCTTTGTGCTGTGGCTGAGCGCGCTGAAAAACACCAACAATACCGCACGCATCAGTAACCTGATCTTTGCTGCGCCCTTTATCTCACTGATTTTACTTGCCACCATCATAGGTGAAGATATTCACCCTTCGACCTTAGTTGGCCTGGTGATGATCATTATTGGTCTAGTGGTGCAGCAACTGAAATTTTCAAGCAAGCAAACACGCTCAGTTTCATCTTCATGA